CGGACCTGATGATCCTGGCCGCCAACGTCGCCAGCCTCGCGGCGGTGGCCGCCGTCGTGCTCGATTCGCACAGCAGCAACGACGGCGGATCGCGGCTCGGCGGGGGCCTGCTGGCACTCGCGTCCGTCGCACTGGCCTGGATGCTGGTGCAGACGCTTTTTACCGTCCGGTACGCCGGGCTGTACTACAGCACCGCACCGCAGGCAGGGTCCGCGGTGGGCGGCATCGATTTCAACCAGGACGAACCGCCCCAGTACACCGACTTCGCCTACCTCGCCACGAGCCTGGGGATGACTTACCAGGTGTCGGACACGGCCCTGAAAAACCATGCGATCCGCGCCGAGGCCCTCAAGCACAGCCTGCTGTCCTACCTGTTTGGCACGGTTATCCTGGCCGCGACCATCAACCTCGTGATCGGCCTCGCCGGCTCCTAGGAGACGGCCCGGGGTACCGGGTGGGAGGCGGTGCGGAAGAACAGTTCGGTGACCAGCGCCAGCCGGTGCGGGTCCTCGACGCCGCAGAGCTCGCGGGCCGAGTGCATCGACAACAGCGGAACGCCGACGTCGACCGTCCGGATCCCTAGCCGGGTGGCGGTCAGGGGACCGATCGTCGACCCGCAGGGCATCACGTTGTTGGAGACGAACTCCTGGTAGGGGATCCCGGCGTCGGCGCAGAGCCCGGCCCAGAGTGCCGCGCCGGCGGCGTCGGTGGCGTAGCGCTGGTTGGCGTTGATCTTCAGCAGCGGGCCGCCGTTCAGGACGGGCCGGTTGGCCGGGTCGTGGCGCTCCGGGTAGTTGGGGTGCACGGCGTGCCCGGCGTCGGCGGACACGCAGAACGACGCCGCGAACGCCTGCCGCCGCTGGCTCGCCGTCGCCCCGAGCCCGTCGGAGATCCGGACCAGGATGTCCTCCAGGACCGGGCCGCAGGCCCCCGAGCGCGAGGCGGAGCCGATTTCCTCGTGGTCGAAGGCGGCCAGCACGGCGATCGGCCCGTCCGCCGGGACCGGTCCGGACGCGTGCGCGATGAGTGCGGCGAGACCGGCATGCGTGGCGGAGAGGTTGTCCAGCCGCCCTGAAGCGAAGAACTCGCCGCGGGCACCGAACACGGCCGGCGCCTGGGTATCCGCAATAACGACG
The nucleotide sequence above comes from Arthrobacter sp. KBS0702. Encoded proteins:
- a CDS encoding DUF1345 domain-containing protein, with protein sequence MSTGSPSRSTATTIHRSRLRFAVMVLAGLLAAGASGLAGRWVEAPAVGWSSAALTYVVWVWIVIGPLDAADTRAHATSEDPSRRVTDLMILAANVASLAAVAAVVLDSHSSNDGGSRLGGGLLALASVALAWMLVQTLFTVRYAGLYYSTAPQAGSAVGGIDFNQDEPPQYTDFAYLATSLGMTYQVSDTALKNHAIRAEALKHSLLSYLFGTVILAATINLVIGLAGS
- a CDS encoding M18 family aminopeptidase, which gives rise to MPSSATAADHIQDLGAYVSASPSSFHAVHEAARRLDDAGFTGLDELQAWDGAAAAGSAGRFYVVRDGALIAWVTPTGAGPATGFNILGAHTDSPSFKLKPKATTGKFGWLQAGVEVYGGPLLNSWLDRELQLAGRLVMRDGTEHLTATGPLLRFPQLAIHLDRAVNDGLALDKQQHMNPVFGLGDPAGADLLGLLADRVPGATVDPGQIGGYDVVIADTQAPAVFGARGEFFASGRLDNLSATHAGLAALIAHASGPVPADGPIAVLAAFDHEEIGSASRSGACGPVLEDILVRISDGLGATASQRRQAFAASFCVSADAGHAVHPNYPERHDPANRPVLNGGPLLKINANQRYATDAAGAALWAGLCADAGIPYQEFVSNNVMPCGSTIGPLTATRLGIRTVDVGVPLLSMHSARELCGVEDPHRLALVTELFFRTASHPVPRAVS